One Prunus dulcis chromosome 8, ALMONDv2, whole genome shotgun sequence DNA window includes the following coding sequences:
- the LOC117638199 gene encoding exocyst complex component EXO84B-like, producing the protein MESSSSRFRFRDLPEMENCTLSDSASDLSSVSSDRDDESDLQSMTGKGIKHLCSELLELKAASSEEFHKHIFSNYSAFVRIFEEVGHVESELMQLKNHVVTQKRLVSDLVDGIYFKVLSKETIDLVIEESGCEELLPISKLEAHANDVLETLDTLLSENRIDEALSLIELEDENLQRLRFEEDCPVDELRLFSSAVSERKAMLILQLTMVAENRRIAAPELQKALVGLCRLGDSHLATQLLIKYYHSRIVSGIHNFQASKSFLHRVYIRELSKFVFSMISQAARSFVMLYGETSPYALELVQWARQETKVFGACFDKYVKTISEISGGLSTAVEAVQFAMSFCYLLETQRLVLRPYLIKRIRPCMEEVLDKHLDHFKKVIDIFTATDAWVLGRYLVSGIMNEGCSSMVVGQQPEYCLLTNSGRKFVTLLQSITVDVTPLFSLQIEGSIVSGLMNLFKKYIDILERAINCETAVAETNNSRLYLANSVQQQVSILANLSALEQLFSSMVRSIFKRVSDVNSELMKIHPIEVQVKELDSCISFIQEASCRLRALFCEKFILKIMSVKTSCKLTPASSIYGPGESSMFHGVMPSLAFQVLFLELRKLEKLSEDNIFEVDWLLKLLRELIEAVFVWVSNNKENWDIDGENMTVELPLNFKQFVLDVQFLVEISKYGGYFSNNPLFLLNLMKSALLSTGLDPRRDVNDDIWAIDFAAETIQKLLESEKTLLPLDQEPVIEQESEDQSKYAADSFPDDASSSEEDAVATDEPEVASNAESESLNAKSYVNQSKNSAGSLEENVRSYLEDYVEPEEDAVATHDPKVAYNAKTASVDTGPCMDRSKISADSFQEDVRNSLEDYAEPEVDAAATYDPEVAYNAESASLNAEPCMDQSKNAADSFREDVRNSLEDAVATYDPELALNAELCNGESKYATDSFEDDVSPSDDYTQSKEDVKAVDNAEVALNEETASLIAESCPQGGSCGVLELDWNSSDRGAIDLTDTSIESQTTGSENLSNKAVDISHIIEETNVPST; encoded by the exons ATGGAGTCTTCGTCCTCCAGATTCCGATTCAGAGACCTTCCCGAAATGGAGAACTGCACGCTGTCCGATTCCGCCTCCGACTTGTCCTCCGTCTCCAGCGACCGAGACGATGAGTCTGATCTTCAATCCATGACTGGAAAG GGAATTAAGCATCTTTGTTCAGAGCTCCTCGAGCTAAAGGCTGCATCCAGTGAAGAATTTCACAAACACATATTTTCCAATTATTCGGCCTTTGTTAG aaTATTTGAAGAAGTAGGGCATGTGGAAAGTGAGCTGATGCAACTGAAAAACCATGTAGTGACCCAAAAGAGGCTAGTGAGTGACCTTGTAGATGGAATATATTTTAAGGTTTTATCAAAGGAGACTATAGACTTGGTTATCGAAGAATCTGGATGCGAGGAGCTGCTTCCAATCAGCAAGTTAGAAGCTCATGCAAATGATGTTTTAGAAACCTTGGACACTCTCTTGTCTGAGAACAGGATAGATGAGGCACTGTCCCTCATAGAATTGGAGGATGAGAATCTTCAAAGGTTGCGGTTCGAAGAGGATTGTCCAGTGGATGAGTTGAGATTGTTTAGCTCTGCAGTTTCTGAGAGGAAAGCCATGCTTATACTACAGTTGACAATGGTGGCTGAAAATCGAAGAATAGCTGCCCCGGAGCTTCAAAAGGCACTGGTAGGGCTCTGCAGGCTAGGTGACAGTCACCTTGCAACTCAATTGTTGATCAAGTACTACCATTCACGCATTGTGTCTGGGATACATAATTTTCAGGCTTCAAAATCATTCTTACATAGGGTATATATCAGGGAACTCTCTAAGTTTGTATTCTCTATGATTTCTCAAGCAGCAAGAAGTTTTGTGATGTTATATGGGGAAACTTCTCCTTATGCATTGGAACTTGTCCAGTGGGCCCGTCAAGAAACAAAAGTGTTTGGTGCTTGTTTTGATAAATATGTTAAGACCATCTCAGAAATAAGTGGTGGATTGTCCACAGCAGTGGAAGCTGTACAGTTTGCAATGTCATTTTGTTATCTGTTGGAAACTCAGAGATTAGTGCTGCGGCCATACTTGATCAAGCGTATTCGCCCTTGCATGGAAGAGGTTCTAGATAAACACCTAGACCACTTTAAGAAAGTAATTGATATCTTTACAGCGACTGATGCTTGGGTTTTGGGTAGATATCTTGTATCAGGAATTATGAATGAAGGTTGTTCTTCCATGGTTGTCGGGCAACAACCAGAATATTGCTTGCTCACTAACAGCGGCCGGAAGTTTGTAACACTGCTGCAG TCTATCACTGTAGATGTCACCCCATTATTTTCCCTTCAAATTGAAGGATCAATCGTTAGTGGACTTATGAACCTCTTCAAAAAGTATATAGACATCCTTGAAAGAGCCATCAACTGTGAAACAGCTGTTGCAGAAACAAATAATTCGAGACTCTATTTGGCCAATTCAGTGCAACAACAGGTTTCTATCTTAGCCAATCTGTCAGCACTAGAGCAACTCTTCTCCAGCATGGTTAGAAGCATCTTCAAGCGTGTTAGTGATGTCAACTCTGAATTAATGAAAATCCATCCAATTGAGGTTCAAGTGAAGGAACTTGACAGTTGTATTTCGTTCATTCAAGAGGCTTCTTGTCGGCTCAGAGCTCTTTTCTGTGAGAAATTTATATTGAAAATTATGTCTGTCAAAACTAGCTGCAAACTCACTCCTGCAAGTAGCATTTACGGGCCTGGTGAGTCTTCTATGTTTCATGGAGTGATGCCTTCCCTTGCCTTTCAG GTACTGTTTTTAGAGCTGAGAAAACTGGAAAAACTTTCTGAAGACAATATTTTTGAAGTTGATTGGTTATTGAAGCTATTGAGGGAGCTTATAGAGGCCGTCTTTGTTTGGGTTTCAAATAACAAAGAGAACTGGGATATAGATGGGGAGAATATGACAGTAGAGCTTCCTCTCAATTTCAAGCAG TTTGTTTTGGATGTGCAATTTCTGGTGGAAATCTCAAAGTATGGAGGATACTTCTCCAATAACCCCTTGTTTCTACTAAATCTCATGAAATCAGCCTTACTTTCAACTGGACTAGATCCAAGAag AGATGTCAATGATGATATATGGGCTATAGACTTTGCTGCTGAAACAATCCAAAAGCTGCTGGAGAGTGAGAAAACACTGTTGCCTCTGGACCAAGAGCCTGTCATTGAACAAGAATCAGAGGACCAATCCAAGTATGCAGCTGACTCTTTTCCGGATGATGCTAGTTCTTCAGAGGAGGATGCAGTGGCCACAGACGAGCCAGAAGTTGCCTCTAATGCTGAATCAGAATCATTGAATGCAAAATCATATGTGAACCAATCCAAGAATTCGGCTGGCTCATTAGAGGAAAACGTTAGAAGCTATTTAGAAGATTATGTGGAGCCAGAGGAGGATGCAGTAGCCACACATGATCCAAAAGTTGCCTACAATGCAAAAACAGCATCAGTGGATACAGGACCATGCATGGACCGATCGAAGATTTCAGCTGACTCTTTTCAAGAAGATGTTAGAAACTCATTAGAAGATTATGCGGAGCCAGAGGTGGATGCAGCTGCCACATATGATCCAGAAGTTGCCTATAATGCTGAATCAGCCTCACTGAATGCAGAACCATGCATGGACCAGTCCAAGAATGCAGCTGACTCTTTTCGGGAAGATGTTAGAAATTCTTTAGAGGATGCAGTAGCCACATATGATCCAGAACTTGCCTTAAATGCTGAACTGTGCAATGGAGAATCAAAGTATGCAACTGACTCTTTTGAGGATGATGTAAGTCCTTCAGATGATTATACGCAATCGAAGGAGGATGTGAAAGCCGTAGACAATGCAGAAGTTGCCCTTAATGAAGAAACAGCATCATTGATTGCAGAATCTTGTCCTCAAGGAGGGTCTTGTGGTGTCCTAGAATTGGATTGGAATTCCAGTGACAGGGGTGCTATCGACTTGACAGACACTTCCATAGAATCTCAAACTACTGGTTCTGAAAATTTGTCCAACAAGGCAGTTGATATATCACATATCATTGAAGAAACTAATGTACCATCAACATAG
- the LOC117636914 gene encoding LOW QUALITY PROTEIN: phospholipid--sterol O-acyltransferase (The sequence of the model RefSeq protein was modified relative to this genomic sequence to represent the inferred CDS: deleted 1 base in 1 codon), translated as MRGPSYNHHVTAFLLLLLLLPLFHGHGAGGDWSGDYSKLSGIIIPGLASTQLRAWSILDCPYSPLDFNPLDLVWLDSTKLLSAVNCWLKCMLLDPYNQTDHPEWKSRPDSGLSAITELDPGYITGPLSSVWKEWVKWCIEFGIEASAIIAVPYDWRLSPSMLEERDLYFHKLKLTFETALKLRGGRSVVFAHSLGNHVFRYFLEWLKQEIAPKHYIQWLDEHIHAYFAVGAPLLGAIETVKGTLSGLTFGLPISEGTARLMVNSFASSLWMMPFSKYCRAENTYWKHFSGGNMDKRGHNMYHCDEREFQLNFSGWPTNIINIEIPSIRGFGAYPSVTEIAEANLSSIECGLPTQLSFSAREISDGTFFKAIEDYDPDIKRILHQLKTLYHDDPVLNPLSPWDRPPLKNIFCIYGTDLKTEVGYYFAPSGKPYPDNWIITDVIYEIEGSLFSRSGNLVEGNPGASSGDETVPYHSLSWCKNWLGPKVNITRAPQSEHDGSDVQVELNVEHHHEEDILPNMTRLPRVKYITYYEDSESIPGKRTAVWEIDKANHRNIVRSPVLMRELWLQMWHDIHPDATSKFVTKAKRGPLRDEDCYWDYGKARCAWAEYCEYRYLFGDVHLGQSCRLKNSSANLLSHYL; from the exons ATGCGAGGTCCGTCGTACAACCACCACGTCACGGCgtttctcctcctcctccttcttctaCCGCTCTTCCATGGCCATGGCGCCGGAGGAGACTGGAGCGGCGACTATTCCAAGCTCTCGGGAATCATAATCCCTGGCTTGGCCTCCACGCAGCTTCGCGCTTGGTCGATCCTCGACTGCCCTTACTCTCCTCTCGATTTCAACCCTCTCGATTTGGTCTGGCTCGACAGCACCAAA CTTCTCTCTGCTGTGAACTGTTGGCTCAAATGCATGCTTCTGGACCCGTACAACCAAACAGATCACCCTGAGTGG AAGTCACGGCCCGATAGCGGTCTTTCGGCGATCACGGAACTCGATCCTGGCTACATTACTG GTCCTCTCTCTTCGGTATGGAAAGAATGGGTGAAATGGTGTATCGAATTCGGTATTGAGGCGAGTGCTATCATTGCTGTGCCATATGACTGGAGGCTGTCACCGTCTATGCTTGAGGAGCGAGACCTTTACTTTCACAAGCTAAA ATTGACATTTGAAACGGCACTAAAACTTCGTGGAGGCCGCTCAGTAGTGTTTGCCCATTCACTGGGTAATCATGTCTTCCGCTACTTTCTGGAGTGGTTGAAGCAGGAAATTGCACCGAAACATTATATCCAATGGCTGGATGAACACATTCATGCCTATTTTGCCGTTG GAGCTCCACTTCTTGGTGCAATCGAGACAGTCAAAGGAACACTTTCTGGTTTAACATTTGGCCTTCCTATTTCTGAG GGGACAGCTCGGTTGATGGTCAATTCATTTGCATCTTCGTTATGGATGATGCCATTTTCAAAGTACTGTAGGGCAGAGAATACATACTGGAAACATTTCTCTGGGGGAAACATGGACAAGAGGGGTCATAACATGTATCACTGTGATGAGCGGGAATTTCAGTTAAACTTTTCTGGATGGCCAACAAATATTATCAATATTGAAATTCCTTCAATCCGTG GATTTGGAGCCTATCCATCAGTTACTGAAATAGCTGAGGCTAACTTGTCTAGCATAGAATGTGGACTCCCTACCCAATTGTCTTTCTCTGCTCGCGAAATATCAGATGGGACCTTTTTCAAAGCAATAGAGGATTATGACCCGGACATCAAGAGGATTTTGCACCAATTAAAGAC GTTATATCATGATGATCCAGTTTTAAATCCACTTTCACCATGGGACAGGCCGCCtctgaaaaatatattttgtatcTATGGAACAGACTTGAAAACTGAG GTTGGTTACTATTTTGCACCGAGTGGCAAGCCCTACCCTGATAATTGGATCATTACCGATGTGATTTATGAGATTGAAGGTTCCTTGTTCTCAAG GTCAGGAAATCTTGTTGAAGGAAATCCAGGAGCTTCAAGTGGGGATGAGACT GTACCGTACCATTCTCTTTCTTGGTGCAAGAACTGGCTTGGACCAAAAGTCAACATAACTAGGGCTCCTCAG TCAGAGCATGATGGTTCTGATGTACAAGTGGAATTGAATGTGGAACATCATCATGAAGAAGATATTTTGCCCAACATGACAAGGTTGCCAAGGGTCAAGTACATAACTTACTATGAAGATTCTGAAAGTATACCAGGAAAAAGGACAGCAGTCTGGGAGATAGACAAAG CGAATCATAGGAACATTGTTAGATCCCCAGTTCTGATGAGAGAGTTGTGGCTTCAAATGTGGCATGATATCCATCCCGATGCAACATCAAAATTTGTTACTAAAG CCAAGCGCGGACCTCTGAGGGATGAGGACTGTTATTGGGATTATGGAAAAGCTCGATGTGCATGGGCTGAATACTGTGAATACAG ATACCTTTTCGGAGATGTTCATTTAGGACAGAGCTGTAGGTTGAAGAATTCTTCAGCAAATCTTCTTTCGCATTATTTGTAG
- the LOC117636915 gene encoding rho GDP-dissociation inhibitor 1-like gives MEAGSSSGGSSAGGVVSDQGREEKQKEMREKLSEVCGVGEEEEDDDEDKSNGIASGFVPGPLVSLKEQIDKDKDDESLRRWKEKLLGCLENDLNGQMEPEVKFHSIGIISDDFEEISTPLPVDENQIDLVLFTLKEGSRYQLKLTFSVLHNIVSGLTYSNTVWKGGLQVDQSKGMLGTFAPNKEPYVHTLEEETTPSGLLARGIYSAKLKFEDDDRRSHMELQYTFEIKKGS, from the exons atggaggcAGGGTCATCATCAGGAGGGTCTTCAGCTGGTGGTGTTGTGAGTGATCagggaagagaagaaaagcaaaaggaaatgaGAGAAAAGCTAAGTGAGGTTTGtggagttggagaagaagaagaagatgatgatgaagataagAGCAATGGGATTGCTTCTGGTTTTGTACCTGGGCCTTTGGTTTCTCTTAAGGAACAGATTGATAAAGACAAG GATGATGAAAGCTTAAGGAGGTGGAAAGAGAAGCTGCTTGGTTGCTTGGAAAACGATTTAAATG GCCAAATGGAACCTGAAGTCAAATTCCACTCCATCGGAATCATCTCCGATGATTTCGAGGAAATCAGTACTCCCTTGCCTGTTGATGAAAATCAGATTGACCTTGTCCTGTTTACACTCAAGGAGGGATCTCGATATCAGCTTAAGCTAACATTTAGTGTTCTGCACAACATTGTTTCAGGCCTCACCTACTCCAACACAGTATGGAAAGGAGGGCTCCAAG TTGATCAGAGCAAAGGAATGTTGGGTACGTTTGCTCCTAACAAAGAACCATACGTGCACACCTTGGAAGAGGAGACAACTCCATCTGGGTTGCTGGCAAGGGGCATTTATTCAGCAAAGCTTAAG TTCGAAGATGATGACCGGAGAAGTCACATGGAACTACAATACACCTTCGAGATCAAAAAGGGCAGTTAG
- the LOC117636888 gene encoding polygalacturonase-like codes for MHQTMALQKHLVLFYVVVSFCAASCYSSRFQEVNSLHSFVDHEKESGYNSRAHPSNMNTIEGVKFMEFIKPRAQLFSSRKLERAAGSKSSSSVKTISVANFGAKGNGADDTRAFEKAWKAACSFNGAIVLVVPQKTYLVRPIEFSGPCKSHLTMQIYGTIEASDDRSVYKDVTHWLIFDNVQSLLVVGPGTINGNGNRWWENSCKRKPQPPCNEQAPTAVTFNKCNNLVVKNLKIQDAQQMHVRFQNCKNVEASHLTVTAPEDSPNTDGIHITNTKNITISSSVIGTGDDCISIVSGSQRVQATDITCGPGHGISIGSLGEDNANDHVSGVFVNGAKISGTSNGVRIKTWQGGSGSASNIVFQNVEMNDVTNPIIIDQNYCDHKNKDCTRQRSAVQVKNVLYQNIRGTSASTDAITFNCSQSVPCQGIVLQNIQLQNGRAKCNNVKPAYKGAVSPRCSWGLVN; via the exons ATGCATCAAACAATGGCTCTGCAAAAACATTTGGTCTTGTTCTATGTTGTTGTCTCTTTCTGTGCTGCTTCATGTTACAGTAGTCGTTTCCAAGAGGTCAACTCACTTCATAGTTTTGTTGACCATGAAAAAGAGTCTGGCTATAATTCTAGAGCTCATCCTTCAAACATGAACACCATTGAAGGTGTCAAGTTCATGGAATTCATCAAGCCAAGAGCTCAGCTCTTCAGTTCGAGGAAGCTCGAAAGAGCGGCCGGTAGCAAGTCATCAAGCTCGGTCAAAACGATTAGTGTTGCTAATTTTGGAGCTAAAGGAAATGGTGCCGATGATACACGG GCATTTGAGAAGGCATGGAAGGCAGCTTGTTCTTTCAATGGAGCCATAGTTCTTGTGGTGCCACAAAAGACCTATCTTGTTAGGCCGATCGAATTCTCGGGCCCCTGCAAATCTCATCTTACAATGCAG ATATATGGAACCATAGAAGCATCAGATGATCGGTCAGTCTACAAAGATGTTACGCATTGGCTTATCTTTGACAACGTCCAAAGCTTGTTAGTTGTAGGTCCTGGAACCATCAATGGCAATGGAAATAGATGGTGGGAAAACTCATGCAAAAGAAAGCCTCAG CCCCCCTGCAACGAACAGGCCCCCACG GCTGTGACCTTCAACAAGTGCAATAACTTGGTGGTGAAGAATCTGAAGATCCAAGACGCACAACAAATGCATGTTAGAtttcaaaattgtaaaaatgttgAAGCTTCCCATCTTACAGTAACTGCCCCAGAAGATAGTCCTAATACTGATGGAATTCATATCACAAATACCAAGAACATTACCATCTCAAGCTCTGTTATAGGAACAG GTGATGATTGCATCTCTATTGTAAGTGGGTCCCAAAGAGTACAAGCTACAGACATAACTTGTGGACCAGGCCATGGAATCAG TATTGGTAGCTTGGGAGAAGACAATGCAAATGACCATGTTTCAGGAGTATTTGTGAATGGGGCTAAGATTTCTGGAACCTCAAATGGAGTTAGGATCAAAACATGGCAGGGAGGTTCAGGCAGTGCAAGCAATATTGTTTTCCAGAATGTGGAAATGAATGATGTGACTAACCCTATCATCATAGACCAAAATTATTGTGACCACAAAAACAAGGATTGTACACGACAG AGGTCGGCAGTTCAAGTGAAAAATGTGTTGTACCAGAACATAAGAGGGACAAGTGCTTCGACTGATGCCATAACATTTAATTGCAGCCAAAGTGTTCCATGTCAAGGCATTGTGCTTCAAAATATTCAACTGCAAAATGGAAGAGCCAAATGCAACAATGTTAAACCTGCGTACAAAGGCGCTGTCTCTCCTCGATGTTCTTGGGGATtagtaaattaa
- the LOC117636887 gene encoding protein NPGR2, with amino-acid sequence MRSSRTEKGRRGKSTRNFGKVMKCLCSGEQLRAADEMVPSENESLATKDRTTSESSSRAVEVTKKPHTGNIEEAESSLRESGCLNYEEARALLGRYEYQKGNIEAALHVFEGIDIAALTPKIKNTLARVGERRRRRSQSFSTPPMSINAVTLLLEAIFLKAKSLQDLGRFKEGAQSCQVILDVVESSLPEGLPQNFVADCKLQEIVSKSVELLPELWKLADCPHEAILSYRRALLHHWNLEVETTAKIQKEFAVFLLYSGAEASPPNFRSQMDSSFVPRNSLEEAILLLMILLRKVCLKRIQWDPSILDHLSFALSVSGDTRALASQVEELLPGFMDRKEIFYKLALCYYGAGEHSVALNLLRRLLSKSEDPMCFPALLLALKICGENPSHAEEGVGFALRAMQSVDGKCDHLKSTAVCLLGISLSVHSKSAVADYERVKRQAEALQALETAGRMTTMSDPIILYHLSLEYAEQRKLDAALDCAKQMLKLEGGSNIKSWLLLSRILSAQKRFVDAETIIEAALDQSGKWEQGELLRTKAKLQTAQGQFKNAIATYTQLLAFLHVQSKSYGYGNKLLKSNGNFSGRLELEIWHDLAYVYINLSQWSDAEICLSKAKAINAYSANRCHATGVLYDTKGLYKEALRAFSEALDIDPSHVPSLISTAVVLRRLGDRSNHLYTVVRSFLMNALSLDRTNHSAWYNLGLLYESQGTPSFSLEAAECFEAAVFLEESAPVEPFR; translated from the exons ATGAGGAGTAGTAGAACTGAAAAGGGGAGGAGGGGTAAATCTACGCGGAACTTTGGAAAGGTAATGAAGTGCCTCTGCTCTGGAGAGCAATTAAGAGCAGCAGATGAAATGGTTCCTTCAGAAAATGAATCCCTTGCAACCAAGGATCGTACAACAAGTGAGTCTTCATCTCGAGCTGTCGAGGTTACAAAGAAACCACACACTGGCAATATAGAAGAAGCTGAGTCATCTCTGCGTGAGAGTGGTTGCTTGAACTATGAG GAAGCAAGAGCGTTATTAGGAAGATACGAATATCAGAAAGGAAACATAGAAGCTGCTTTACATGTATTTGAAGGAATAGATATTGCTGCATTGACTCCGAAGATAAAAAATACCCTTGCCAGAGTAGGTGAGCGGCGTAGGAGGCGTTCTCAAAGTTTTTCTACCCCGCCAATGTCTATAAATGCTGTAACTTTACTTCTGGAAGCAATATTTCTCAAAGCAAAATCATTGCAGGATCTTGGGAGGTTTAAAG AAGGTGCTCAATCTTGCCAGGTTATTCTGGACGTTGTTGAATCTTCATTACCAGAGGGCTTGCCTCAAAACTTTGTTGCTGACTGTAAATTGCAGGAGATTGTAAGTAAGAGTGTTGAGTTGCTCCCAGAATTATGGAAACTTGCTGATTGTCCGCATGAAGCTATCTTGTCCTACCGACGGGCTTTACTCCATCATTGGAACCTTGAGGTAGAAACTACTGCAAAGATTCAGAAGGAGTTtgctgtttttcttctttatagTGGAGCTGAAGCAAGCCCCCCAAACTTCCGCTCCCAAATGGACAGTTCATTTGTACCCAGAAACAGTTTAGAAGAGGCTATTCTTCTGCTAATGATACTACTTAGAAAAGTGTGTCTTAAAAGAATTCAGTGGGATCCATCAATCTTGGATCATCTTTCGTTTGCTCTATCTGTATCAGGGGATACCAGGGCTTTAGCTAGTCAAGTTGAAGAATTGCTACCTGGGTTTATGGATCGGAAAGAAATATTCTACAAGCTAGCTCTCTGCTACTACGGAGCAGGTGAGCATTCAGTTGCTTTAAATTTACTGAGGAGATTGTTGAGTAAAAGCGAGGATCCAATGTGCTTTCCAGCTTTGTTATTGGCATTGAAGATATGTGGGGAAAACCCCAGTCATGCAGAAGAAGGGGTAGGTTTTGCCCTTAGAGCCATGCAAAGTGTGGATGGTAAGTGTGATCATTTGAAAAGTACCGCCGTTTGTTTATTGGGCATATCACTTTCAGTGCATTCTAAATCAGCGGTTGCTGATTATGAGAGAGTGAAAAGACAGGCCGAGGCACTTCAGGCCCTGGAAACTGCTGGGAGAATGACAACAATGAGTGACCCTATTATTCTTTACCATCTCAGTCTAGAATATGCTGAGCAGAGAAAGTTGGATGCTGCACTTGATTGTGCAAAGCAAATGTTAAAGCTGGAAGGTGGGTCTAATATTAAAAGTTGGTTACTGTTGAGCAGAATACTGTCAGCTCAGAAACGGTTTGTGGATGCTGAAACAATCATAGAGGCTGCTTTGGATCAGTCAGGGAAATGGGAACAAGGTGAATTACTGAGAACCAAAGCGAAACTTCAAACTGCACAGGGTCAGTTTAAAAATGCCATTGCAACATACACTCAACTTCTCGCTTTTCTTCATGTTCAGAGTAAAAGCTATGGTTATGGGAACAAGCTTCTAAAG AGTAATGGAAATTTTTCTGGAAGGTTGGAATTGGAAATATGGCATGATCTGGCATATGTCTACATAAATCTTTCACAATGGAGTGATGCTGAGATTTGTCTTTCCAAAGCTAAAGCCATAAATGCTTACTCTGCTAATAGATGTCATGCCACAG GTGTGCTTTATGACACGAAGGGCCTCTATAAAGAAGCTCTAAGAGCTTTTTCAGAAGCTTTGGATATTGACCCTTCCCATGTACCAAGCTTAATCTCTACAGCTGTTGTCCTCAGACGGCTTGGTGATCGCTCAAACCATTTGTACACTGTTGTCCGAAGCTTTCTGATGAATGCATTAAGTCTTGATAGAACGAACCATTCTGCATGGTATAACCTTGGCCTACTCTACGAATCCCAGGGCACCCCATCTTTTTCATTAGAGGCTGCGGAATGCTTTGAGGCTGCAGTCTTTCTTGAAGAGTCTGCTCCTGTTGAACCCTTCAGATAG
- the LOC117637686 gene encoding uncharacterized protein LOC117637686, which produces MNTKTMRLPPRRISTTNASNNNKRKEKESGFDALHQSTTTKMLKLAPPPQAGSNSPPEPASSGQLLAGYLAHEFLTKGTLLGQSWDTYKAEEAPGPPGDEAEPSSGAEPNLENLERYVEVADLLKTDGAHLAGIVNPTQLARVLQL; this is translated from the coding sequence ATGAACACCAAAACGATGCGTTTGCCACCTCGTCGGATTTCGACGACCAATGcgtcaaataacaacaagcGCAAAGAGAAGGAGAGTGGCTTCGACGCGCTCCACCagtcaacaacaacaaagatGCTCAAGCTGGCCCCACCGCCTCAAGCCGGCTCCAACAGTCCACCGGAGCCGGCTTCGTCCGGCCAACTCCTAGCCGGCTATTTGGCGCACGAGTTCCTAACCAAGGGCACCCTCCTAGGGCAGTCGTGGGACACATACAAAGCCGAGGAGGCCCCAGGGCCTCCGGGTGATGAAGCCGAGCCGAGTTCCGGAGCCGAGCCGAATCTTGAGAACTTGGAGAGATACGTGGAAGTTGCTGATTTGCTGAAGACGGATGGGGCCCACTTAGCTGGCATTGTCAACCCAACTCAGCTCGCTCGCGTTTTACAGTTGTGA
- the LOC117638895 gene encoding thioredoxin-like fold domain-containing protein MRL7, chloroplastic — protein sequence MLSFQTCLPPILPSASVHRTRALNSLSCLAISKKSDSEPDPKPRSNAKPKPRRQKIETSEDEDEEQGETFPTTIPRKPRRGRRSEAAAVEDYVRESLDRTFASIREQNPEIVEKKEKVMKRKVDDDEEDEGFGREKSMVVEEESRDWPLDADVGWGIRASEYFENHPIRNVVGDNGVELDWEGEVEDNWVKEINCLEWESFAFHPSPLLVLVFERYNRASDNWKALKELEKAVKVYWDAKDRLPPRSIKIDINIERDLAYALKVKECPQILFLRGNRILYREKEIRTAEELVPMIAHFYYNAKRPSWIDVKELSPPY from the exons ATGCTGAGCTTTCAAACTTGCCTCCCGCCCATACTGCCGAGCGCCTCTGTGCACCGTACCCGCGCTCTAAACTCTCTTTCTTGCTTGGCAATCTCGAAAAAATCCGATTCGGAGCCCGATCCTAAACCTCGCTCCAACGCAAAACCGAAACCTCGCCgccaaaaaattgaaacttctGAAGACGAAGATGAAGAACAAGGCGAGACGTTCCCGACGACGATTCCCAGGAAGCCTCGGCGTGGGCGTAGAAGCGAGGCGGCGGCGGTGGAAGATTACGTGCGGGAGTCACTTGATCGAACATTTGCATCGATCAGAGAGCAGAACCCAGAAATTgttgagaagaaagaaaaagtgatGAAGAGGAAAGTTGACGacgatgaagaagatgagggttttggaagagagaagagCATGGTGGTTGAAGAGGAGAGTAGGGATTGGCCTTTGGATGCTGACGTGGGGTGGGGGATTAGGGCTTCGGAGTACTTTGAGAATCACCCGATAAGGAACGTGGTGGGTGACAATGGGGTTGAGCTTGATTGGGAAGGTGAGGTTGAAGATAATTGGGTGAAGGAGATTAATTGCTTGGAATGGGAAAGCTTTGCATTTCATCCAAGTCCGCTTCTGGTTCTTGTTTTTGAGAGGTACAACAGAGCAAGCGATAACTGGAAGGCTTTGAAAGAGCTCGAAAAGGCGGTCAAGGTCTATTGGGATGCCAAAGATCGCTTGCCTCCTCGG TCGATTAAGATAGACATTAATATTGAGAGAGATTTGGCTTATGCTCTCAAAGTTAAAGAATGTCCTCAGATTTTGTTTCTACGAGGAAACAGGATCTTGTACAGAGAGAAAG agATTCGAACAGCAGAAGAATTGGTTCCAATGATAGCGCATTTCTACTACAATGCAAAGAGGCCTTCCTGGATTGATGTCAAGGAGCTATCTCCACCTTACTAG